In the Sarcophilus harrisii chromosome 1, mSarHar1.11, whole genome shotgun sequence genome, one interval contains:
- the SUGP2 gene encoding SURP and G-patch domain-containing protein 2 isoform X1: MASRRVTRETFDAVIQEKVKRYRMDHSDAIEDTLHQFKSQGHSRSIPRSRADRYEDSFHDDGRYSRDPLHPRDTWREDLRDDVFPGPSFRSNSPPMSEENYYQEDFGRDRDFSRADSRDRDFNQSGSRDRDFGHRDFSHFGSQDPEFSHSESWEHDFAHPSSHEPSWSHENDFGPEILGDFRSPGLMEEEYVDMDSQEYDLDFSGEADYEFQQPVPRGRGRVRSRGRGGRGAVGTADRGGSLQNKRVTRGALKTKVIKGDVRKIPTIRKVNTKKLPPMVPYRIIPKTRGTNRIRKTILRPDLSPGVTQRTENVQRPLRKTPLRPNQKISRLPRGEVSFDLVDNSDIFSTFGIEIIKWAGFHKIKNDMEFSQLFAALFELETETCAKMLASFKCSLKPEHRDFCFFTIKCLKHSALKTPKVDNEFLNMLLDKGAVKTKNCFFEIIKPFDKYMMRLQDRLLKSVTPLLMACNAYELSVKMKGFSNPAEVAGALETTNSLCRKSLALLGQTFSLASTFRQEKILEAIGLQEVAPVPAAFPNFDDSTLFGREYIEHLKAWLENSGHPIQMKKADVRATEGVASIPSPNSDVIPEALNGVPQRADRKVVETIEKFVKSITEGNLSPKERATLKKNPTYWFLSDEDSLEYKYYKLKLAEMQRIKEIKKDEEHQPTSEECAVRAMLYARKVQSLKKRLIPRKRLGLLSSWGISGWKMRKSSVGTQTLLSAGTMLKHQVRHAHGVFQVKPSVSDVNRHEKNLPSEEPGSLPCDPSPGPLTCPAGTTGMEVSSALPESPHTPSSSQFANVDAKTMDTAEKLAKFVAQVGPEIEQFSIENSADNPDLWFLHDQNSPAFKFYRMKVYELCPSINFTKTPLNLKAGEGLKSGKISDHGEEEEPEEEELEGDHSQQGTELELELGPEEEEEEGTEDDTSAQEASSRIGEEIGRAAQSEGIPSEEAQNTGAEGDGASLAALSQSSASSACFPRKRISSKSLKVGMIPAPKRVCLIEEPKVHEPVRIAYDRPRGRPVSKKKKHKDLEFAQQKLTDRNVGFQMLQKMGWKEGYGLGSRGKGIKEPVKVGTTSEGEGLGVEGEENNEDTFDVFRQRMIQMYRQKRASK; this comes from the exons GTCATTCAAGGTCTATCCCAAGATCAAGAGCAGACAGATATGAAGACAGTTTTCATGATGATGGAAGATACTCTCGTGATCCACTGCATCCTCGTGACACTTGGAGAGAAGACCTAAGGGATGATGTATTTCCTGGACCTTCATTTAGATCTAATAGTCCTCCCATGAGTGAAGAAAATTACTATCAGGAAGATTTTGGCCGGGACCGGGACTTTTCTCGTGCAGACTCTCGGGATAGGGACTTCAACCAGTCTGGCTCCAGAGACCGGGACTTTGGCCACCGGGACTTTAGTCATTTTGGTTCTCAGGATCCAGAGTTTAGCCACTCTGAGTCTTGGGAGCATGATTTTGCCCATCCAAGTTCCCATGAACCTTCTTGGTCTCATGAGAATGACTTTGGTCCTGAGATTTTGGGTGACTTTCGATCACCTGGTCTTATGGAAGAAGAATATGTGGACATGGACAGTCAGGAGTATGACTTGGACTTTTCAGGCGAGGCAGATTATGAATTCCAGCAGCCAGTGCCGAGGGGCAGGGGCAGGGTACGCAGCAGGGGCCGCGGTGGCCGGGGTGCTGTAGGCACTGCTGACCGGGGTGGCAGTCTTCAGAATAAGCGGGTGACTAGAGGCGCACTTAAAACCAAAGTCATTAAAGGGGATGTTAGGAAAATTCCCACCATAAGAAAAGTGAACACTAAAAAACTGCCCCCTATGGTTCCCTATCGAATCATCCCCAAAACTCGAGGTACTAATCgaattaggaaaactattctaAGACCCGATCTGAGTCCTGGGGTCACCCAAAGGACTGAAAATGTCCAGCGTCCTTTGCGAAAGACTCCTTTGCGCCCCAATCAGAAGATTAGTCGGCTACCCAGAGGAGAAGTCAGTTTTGACCTAGTCGACAATTCAGACATTTTTTCAACATTTGGGATAGAGATAATCAAATGGGCCGGATTTCATAAGATAAAGAATGATATGGAGTTTTCACAGCTGTTTGCGGCTCTCTTTGAGCTGGAAACTGAAACCTGTGCGAAGATGCTGGCCTCCTTCAAATGTTCTCTGAAACCAGAACACAGAGACTTCTGCTTCTTTACCATCAAGTGTTTGAAACATTCTGCTTTGAAAACCCCCAAAGTTGACAATGAGTTCTTGAACATGCTTTTAGATAAAGGTGCTGTGAAAACCAAGAATTgtttctttgaaataataaaacCATTTGACAAGTACATGATGAGACTCCAAGACCGCCTCCTGAAAAGTGTTACTCCCCTGCTCATGGCTTGCAATGCCTATGAGCTGAGTGTGAAGATGAAGGGTTTCAGTAACCCTGCTGAAGTGGCAGGTGCCTTGGAGACAACTAATTCCTTGTGTCGTAAGTCTTTAGCACTGTTGGGCCAAACCTTTTCCTTAGCTTCCACGTTCCgacaagagaaaatattagaagctATTGGCCTTCAAGAAGTAGCTCCAGTTCCAGCAGCCTTCCCTAATTTCGATGATTCAACTTTGTTTGGAAGAGAATACATAGAGCATCTCAAAGCCTGGCTGGAGAACAGTGGTCATCCCATCCAGATGAAGAAGGCAGATGTCAGGGCCACAGAAGGAGTGGCAAGCATTCCTTCTCCAAATTCAGATGTGATCCCTGAGGCCCTAAATGGAG TTCCTCAGCGAGCAGACAGAAAGGTTGTTGAGACAATTGAAAAATTTGTGAAGAGTATAACTGAAGGCAACTTGTCCCCAAAAGAAAGAGCAACATTAAAGAAGAACCCTACTTATTG gTTCTTATCTGATGAGGATAGTCTGGAGTATAAATATTATAAGCTAAAGTTGGCAGAAATGCAGAggataaaagagattaaaaaagatgaGGAACACCAGCCAACTTCAGAGGAATGTGCTGTGAGAGCAATGCTATATGCAAGGAAGGTCCAGAGCCTGAAGAAGAGATTGATTCCCCGTAAGAGGCTTGGGCTACTCTCATCTTGGGGGATCAGTGGCTGGAAGATGAGAAAATCTTCTGTGGGGACACAGACCCTTCTTTCAGCAGGGACCATGCTGAAGCATCAGGTCAGACATGCCCACGGGGTATTCCAGGTAAAGCCTTCTGTTTCTGATGTAAACCGCCATGAGAAGAATTTGCCATCTGAGGAACCTGGATCTCTTCCCTGTGACCCCAGTCCAGGACCTTTGACCTGCCCTGCAGGAACAACTGGGATGGAGGTCTCTTCTGCCTTGCCTGAGTCACCCCACACTCCCTCATCTTCCCAGTTTGCCAATG TTGATGCTAAAACAATGGATACTGCTGAGAAACTAGCCAAATTTGTTGCTCAGGTGGGACCAGAAATTGAACAATTTAGTATAGAAAACAGTGCAGATAACCCAGATCTCTG GTTTCTACATGACCAAAATAGTCCTGCCTTCAAGTTTTATAGAATGAAAGTGTATGAACTGTGCCCTTCCATTAATTTCACAAAAACCCCACTAAATCTCAAAGCAGGAGAAGGTCTGAAATCAGGGAAAATTTCAGATCATGGGGAAGAAGAGGAGCCGGAGGAAGAAGAGCTTGAAGGAGATCATTCTCAACAAGGGACTGAATTGGAGCTAGAATTGGGGcctgaggaagaagaagaagaaggtacAGAAGATGACACCTCAGCTCAAGAAGCATCCTCCAGAATTGGAGAAGAAATTGGTAGAGCAGCTCAGTCAGAGGGGATCCCCTCTGAGGAGGCACAAAACACAGGAGCGGAGGGCGATGGTGCCAGTTTAGCAGCTCTGTCCCAGTCCTCTGCTTCGAGTGCCTGTTTCCCTCGAAAGAGAATCAGCAGCAAATCACTAAAAGTTGGCATGATCCCGGCTCCCAAGAGGGTGTGTCTTATAGAGGAACCTAAAG TTCATGAACCTGTGCGAATTGCTTATGACAGGCCCCGGGGACGCCCTGTGTCCAAGAAGAAG aaACACAAAGACTTGGAATTTGCTCAGCAGAAACTGACTGACAGGAATGTGGGTTTTCAAATGCTTCAGAAGATGGGCTGGAAGGAGGGATATGGCCTGGGCTCACGTGGGAAAGGAATTAAGGAGCCTGTAAAAGT GGGAACAACCTCTGAAGGGGAGGGCTTGGGTGttgaaggggaagaaaataacGAAGATACATTTGATGTTTTCCGTCAAAGAATGATACAAATGTACAGGCAGAAACGAGCAAGTAAATAG
- the SUGP2 gene encoding SURP and G-patch domain-containing protein 2 isoform X2: protein MLVGHSRSIPRSRADRYEDSFHDDGRYSRDPLHPRDTWREDLRDDVFPGPSFRSNSPPMSEENYYQEDFGRDRDFSRADSRDRDFNQSGSRDRDFGHRDFSHFGSQDPEFSHSESWEHDFAHPSSHEPSWSHENDFGPEILGDFRSPGLMEEEYVDMDSQEYDLDFSGEADYEFQQPVPRGRGRVRSRGRGGRGAVGTADRGGSLQNKRVTRGALKTKVIKGDVRKIPTIRKVNTKKLPPMVPYRIIPKTRGTNRIRKTILRPDLSPGVTQRTENVQRPLRKTPLRPNQKISRLPRGEVSFDLVDNSDIFSTFGIEIIKWAGFHKIKNDMEFSQLFAALFELETETCAKMLASFKCSLKPEHRDFCFFTIKCLKHSALKTPKVDNEFLNMLLDKGAVKTKNCFFEIIKPFDKYMMRLQDRLLKSVTPLLMACNAYELSVKMKGFSNPAEVAGALETTNSLCRKSLALLGQTFSLASTFRQEKILEAIGLQEVAPVPAAFPNFDDSTLFGREYIEHLKAWLENSGHPIQMKKADVRATEGVASIPSPNSDVIPEALNGVPQRADRKVVETIEKFVKSITEGNLSPKERATLKKNPTYWFLSDEDSLEYKYYKLKLAEMQRIKEIKKDEEHQPTSEECAVRAMLYARKVQSLKKRLIPRKRLGLLSSWGISGWKMRKSSVGTQTLLSAGTMLKHQVRHAHGVFQVKPSVSDVNRHEKNLPSEEPGSLPCDPSPGPLTCPAGTTGMEVSSALPESPHTPSSSQFANVDAKTMDTAEKLAKFVAQVGPEIEQFSIENSADNPDLWFLHDQNSPAFKFYRMKVYELCPSINFTKTPLNLKAGEGLKSGKISDHGEEEEPEEEELEGDHSQQGTELELELGPEEEEEEGTEDDTSAQEASSRIGEEIGRAAQSEGIPSEEAQNTGAEGDGASLAALSQSSASSACFPRKRISSKSLKVGMIPAPKRVCLIEEPKVHEPVRIAYDRPRGRPVSKKKKHKDLEFAQQKLTDRNVGFQMLQKMGWKEGYGLGSRGKGIKEPVKVGTTSEGEGLGVEGEENNEDTFDVFRQRMIQMYRQKRASK, encoded by the exons ATGTTAGTTG GTCATTCAAGGTCTATCCCAAGATCAAGAGCAGACAGATATGAAGACAGTTTTCATGATGATGGAAGATACTCTCGTGATCCACTGCATCCTCGTGACACTTGGAGAGAAGACCTAAGGGATGATGTATTTCCTGGACCTTCATTTAGATCTAATAGTCCTCCCATGAGTGAAGAAAATTACTATCAGGAAGATTTTGGCCGGGACCGGGACTTTTCTCGTGCAGACTCTCGGGATAGGGACTTCAACCAGTCTGGCTCCAGAGACCGGGACTTTGGCCACCGGGACTTTAGTCATTTTGGTTCTCAGGATCCAGAGTTTAGCCACTCTGAGTCTTGGGAGCATGATTTTGCCCATCCAAGTTCCCATGAACCTTCTTGGTCTCATGAGAATGACTTTGGTCCTGAGATTTTGGGTGACTTTCGATCACCTGGTCTTATGGAAGAAGAATATGTGGACATGGACAGTCAGGAGTATGACTTGGACTTTTCAGGCGAGGCAGATTATGAATTCCAGCAGCCAGTGCCGAGGGGCAGGGGCAGGGTACGCAGCAGGGGCCGCGGTGGCCGGGGTGCTGTAGGCACTGCTGACCGGGGTGGCAGTCTTCAGAATAAGCGGGTGACTAGAGGCGCACTTAAAACCAAAGTCATTAAAGGGGATGTTAGGAAAATTCCCACCATAAGAAAAGTGAACACTAAAAAACTGCCCCCTATGGTTCCCTATCGAATCATCCCCAAAACTCGAGGTACTAATCgaattaggaaaactattctaAGACCCGATCTGAGTCCTGGGGTCACCCAAAGGACTGAAAATGTCCAGCGTCCTTTGCGAAAGACTCCTTTGCGCCCCAATCAGAAGATTAGTCGGCTACCCAGAGGAGAAGTCAGTTTTGACCTAGTCGACAATTCAGACATTTTTTCAACATTTGGGATAGAGATAATCAAATGGGCCGGATTTCATAAGATAAAGAATGATATGGAGTTTTCACAGCTGTTTGCGGCTCTCTTTGAGCTGGAAACTGAAACCTGTGCGAAGATGCTGGCCTCCTTCAAATGTTCTCTGAAACCAGAACACAGAGACTTCTGCTTCTTTACCATCAAGTGTTTGAAACATTCTGCTTTGAAAACCCCCAAAGTTGACAATGAGTTCTTGAACATGCTTTTAGATAAAGGTGCTGTGAAAACCAAGAATTgtttctttgaaataataaaacCATTTGACAAGTACATGATGAGACTCCAAGACCGCCTCCTGAAAAGTGTTACTCCCCTGCTCATGGCTTGCAATGCCTATGAGCTGAGTGTGAAGATGAAGGGTTTCAGTAACCCTGCTGAAGTGGCAGGTGCCTTGGAGACAACTAATTCCTTGTGTCGTAAGTCTTTAGCACTGTTGGGCCAAACCTTTTCCTTAGCTTCCACGTTCCgacaagagaaaatattagaagctATTGGCCTTCAAGAAGTAGCTCCAGTTCCAGCAGCCTTCCCTAATTTCGATGATTCAACTTTGTTTGGAAGAGAATACATAGAGCATCTCAAAGCCTGGCTGGAGAACAGTGGTCATCCCATCCAGATGAAGAAGGCAGATGTCAGGGCCACAGAAGGAGTGGCAAGCATTCCTTCTCCAAATTCAGATGTGATCCCTGAGGCCCTAAATGGAG TTCCTCAGCGAGCAGACAGAAAGGTTGTTGAGACAATTGAAAAATTTGTGAAGAGTATAACTGAAGGCAACTTGTCCCCAAAAGAAAGAGCAACATTAAAGAAGAACCCTACTTATTG gTTCTTATCTGATGAGGATAGTCTGGAGTATAAATATTATAAGCTAAAGTTGGCAGAAATGCAGAggataaaagagattaaaaaagatgaGGAACACCAGCCAACTTCAGAGGAATGTGCTGTGAGAGCAATGCTATATGCAAGGAAGGTCCAGAGCCTGAAGAAGAGATTGATTCCCCGTAAGAGGCTTGGGCTACTCTCATCTTGGGGGATCAGTGGCTGGAAGATGAGAAAATCTTCTGTGGGGACACAGACCCTTCTTTCAGCAGGGACCATGCTGAAGCATCAGGTCAGACATGCCCACGGGGTATTCCAGGTAAAGCCTTCTGTTTCTGATGTAAACCGCCATGAGAAGAATTTGCCATCTGAGGAACCTGGATCTCTTCCCTGTGACCCCAGTCCAGGACCTTTGACCTGCCCTGCAGGAACAACTGGGATGGAGGTCTCTTCTGCCTTGCCTGAGTCACCCCACACTCCCTCATCTTCCCAGTTTGCCAATG TTGATGCTAAAACAATGGATACTGCTGAGAAACTAGCCAAATTTGTTGCTCAGGTGGGACCAGAAATTGAACAATTTAGTATAGAAAACAGTGCAGATAACCCAGATCTCTG GTTTCTACATGACCAAAATAGTCCTGCCTTCAAGTTTTATAGAATGAAAGTGTATGAACTGTGCCCTTCCATTAATTTCACAAAAACCCCACTAAATCTCAAAGCAGGAGAAGGTCTGAAATCAGGGAAAATTTCAGATCATGGGGAAGAAGAGGAGCCGGAGGAAGAAGAGCTTGAAGGAGATCATTCTCAACAAGGGACTGAATTGGAGCTAGAATTGGGGcctgaggaagaagaagaagaaggtacAGAAGATGACACCTCAGCTCAAGAAGCATCCTCCAGAATTGGAGAAGAAATTGGTAGAGCAGCTCAGTCAGAGGGGATCCCCTCTGAGGAGGCACAAAACACAGGAGCGGAGGGCGATGGTGCCAGTTTAGCAGCTCTGTCCCAGTCCTCTGCTTCGAGTGCCTGTTTCCCTCGAAAGAGAATCAGCAGCAAATCACTAAAAGTTGGCATGATCCCGGCTCCCAAGAGGGTGTGTCTTATAGAGGAACCTAAAG TTCATGAACCTGTGCGAATTGCTTATGACAGGCCCCGGGGACGCCCTGTGTCCAAGAAGAAG aaACACAAAGACTTGGAATTTGCTCAGCAGAAACTGACTGACAGGAATGTGGGTTTTCAAATGCTTCAGAAGATGGGCTGGAAGGAGGGATATGGCCTGGGCTCACGTGGGAAAGGAATTAAGGAGCCTGTAAAAGT GGGAACAACCTCTGAAGGGGAGGGCTTGGGTGttgaaggggaagaaaataacGAAGATACATTTGATGTTTTCCGTCAAAGAATGATACAAATGTACAGGCAGAAACGAGCAAGTAAATAG